One genomic region from Terriglobus aquaticus encodes:
- a CDS encoding glycosyltransferase family 2 protein, whose amino-acid sequence MHEIAEWVFFCCLAVIFYAYAGYWLCLRMAARRRPVQTGAPEPTVSVVMAARNEAHHLPAKLANLAELDYPSHLLQIVVVSDGSTDETAEVLARYPQVEAVLLPASGGKALALNAGVQRATGEVLLMLDVRQRVDRDALRRLLPPFADPTVGAVSGELLLENEDGTPSSEALGIYWKIEKAVRRMESESGSVVGVTGAIYLMRRALFEPLPAGLVLDDVLVPMQVARRGYRVLFQPAAVARDRLFVEPGKEFRRKVRTLTGNLQMLRLAPWLLSGSNPLLGRLISHKLLRLIVPFLLVVMLVASAVSESRLMHVLLVLQVLFYGLALVGTFAPGLRRSKLVAIPTTFSMLNVAAAMAFWKFLTGESVWR is encoded by the coding sequence TTGCACGAAATTGCTGAGTGGGTCTTCTTCTGCTGCCTGGCAGTGATCTTTTACGCGTACGCGGGGTATTGGTTGTGCCTGCGGATGGCGGCAAGGCGCCGACCCGTGCAGACGGGAGCCCCAGAGCCGACGGTGAGCGTGGTCATGGCGGCCCGGAACGAGGCGCACCACCTGCCGGCGAAGCTGGCCAACCTGGCGGAGCTGGACTACCCGAGCCACCTCTTGCAGATCGTGGTCGTTTCGGACGGTTCGACCGACGAGACGGCAGAGGTGTTGGCGCGCTATCCGCAGGTGGAAGCGGTGCTGCTGCCCGCCAGCGGAGGCAAGGCGCTGGCCCTGAACGCGGGCGTGCAGCGGGCAACGGGCGAGGTGCTGCTGATGCTGGACGTGCGGCAGCGGGTGGATCGCGATGCGCTGCGGCGGCTCCTGCCTCCCTTTGCCGACCCGACGGTCGGCGCGGTGAGCGGCGAGCTCTTGCTGGAGAACGAAGACGGTACGCCGTCCAGCGAAGCGCTTGGCATCTATTGGAAGATCGAAAAAGCTGTGCGCCGCATGGAAAGCGAAAGCGGTTCCGTGGTCGGTGTGACCGGGGCGATCTACCTGATGCGGCGGGCGTTGTTTGAGCCGCTGCCTGCAGGGCTGGTGCTGGATGACGTGCTGGTACCGATGCAGGTGGCTCGTCGCGGATACCGGGTTCTGTTTCAGCCGGCCGCCGTGGCGCGGGACCGGCTGTTTGTGGAGCCGGGCAAGGAGTTCCGTCGCAAGGTGCGAACGCTGACCGGCAACCTGCAAATGCTGCGGCTAGCTCCGTGGCTGCTGAGCGGGTCGAATCCGCTGCTGGGGCGGCTGATCAGTCACAAACTGCTGCGGCTGATTGTGCCGTTTCTGCTGGTCGTGATGCTGGTGGCGTCGGCGGTGTCCGAGAGCAGGCTGATGCATGTGCTGCTGGTACTGCAGGTGCTGTTCTATGGGTTGGCTCTGGTCGGCACGTTCGCGCCGGGTCTGCGGCGGTCGAAGCTGGTCGCGATCCCGACGACGTTCAGCATGCTGAATGTCGCGGCTGCGATGGCGTTCTGGAAGTTTCTGACAGGGGAGAGCGTGTGGCGGTAG
- a CDS encoding YdcF family protein — protein MRTKQKLAIAAIAALTAGLACASWWSYTTVGTGTLGSASADALIVFGSPAEIDGSPSAMQTWRVNEAVAEFRRGAAPHIIFAGGAAGNKFVEADVMAREARSLGVPQSAIATERHSRTTVENLQGVSAIMQAHGWTSAELISSADHLPRIAVLARSLPFQWRLHTAPTPGRGRLSTAVAYMEEAPVTLILRTFGSSAEPIIHTAALVEHGLVFLPKWIVWKIRHHGAPYVPTNAPDDPPGTAAVESSPR, from the coding sequence TTGCGCACCAAACAGAAACTGGCGATCGCTGCCATCGCCGCACTCACCGCCGGTCTGGCCTGCGCCTCCTGGTGGAGTTACACCACCGTTGGCACTGGCACTCTCGGTTCTGCTTCGGCAGACGCTCTGATCGTCTTCGGCTCGCCCGCTGAGATCGACGGTTCCCCTTCCGCGATGCAAACCTGGCGGGTGAACGAGGCCGTCGCCGAGTTTCGCCGGGGCGCCGCGCCGCATATCATCTTCGCCGGCGGTGCGGCCGGCAACAAGTTCGTTGAAGCCGACGTGATGGCGCGAGAGGCCCGCAGCCTCGGCGTTCCCCAGTCCGCGATCGCAACGGAACGCCACTCCCGCACCACCGTCGAGAACCTCCAGGGCGTCTCCGCCATCATGCAGGCTCATGGCTGGACCTCGGCCGAGCTGATCAGCAGCGCCGACCACCTGCCCCGCATCGCCGTGCTCGCCCGCTCTTTGCCGTTCCAGTGGAGGCTCCACACTGCGCCGACACCGGGCCGCGGCCGTCTCTCCACAGCCGTCGCCTACATGGAAGAAGCTCCCGTCACCCTGATCCTGCGCACCTTTGGATCGTCCGCTGAGCCCATCATCCACACCGCTGCCCTGGTCGAGCACGGCCTTGTCTTCCTGCCCAAGTGGATCGTCTGGAAAATCCGGCATCACGGGGCACCCTACGTCCCAACCAACGCACCGGACGACCCACCCGGAACCGCCGCTGTTGAGAGCAGCCCACGCTGA
- a CDS encoding uroporphyrinogen-III synthase: MPHASFDGLRVLSLESRRAREVEKLIRTYNGDPLVVPSMREIPLASNTECIEFGRALLNDQFDAMIFFTGVGVRAMMAILDTAFERDAIVSKLRGLTVISRGVKPQAPLTELGVPIAAQATEPATWREVLEAIDTALGERTQSMRLAVQEYGASNPELLAELVNRFASVTKVPVYQWALPEDLQPLQHAVSSTIAGSIDVVLFMTAVQVLHLFQVADEIGVAADLRRAFETTVVISVGPTTTEELQQHGVQPDFEPSRPKMGFMINEAAQYSSKTLARKRTPRPPAELSAPVEKEVAAPARAVPTAKDSGVQQVSSMTSTMAGFKDGLAPLDILHEIGSRIALADPLHLVLERIMKFVSAVIPCDSCFVYTLEQDHLVLRASKNPHSNEVDKLNVAVGQGITGWVAQHRESVAISERASEDPRFSFFAALPEDRFEAMLCTPIVCANRVIGVITVQHREPYQHTDLQRRLLATLGILVGAEIERARLETENYELSNRLESRKVVDRAKGILQRDLGISEAEAYKRLQAESRHRRRSMRDIAEAVLLSADLHSTRESPSS, from the coding sequence ATGCCGCACGCCAGCTTCGATGGACTCCGCGTTTTGTCGCTGGAGTCGCGCCGTGCGCGTGAAGTGGAAAAGCTGATCCGCACCTACAACGGCGACCCGCTGGTGGTGCCGTCCATGCGCGAGATCCCGCTGGCCTCCAACACGGAATGCATCGAGTTTGGCCGCGCCCTGCTGAACGACCAGTTCGACGCGATGATTTTCTTCACTGGTGTGGGCGTTCGCGCGATGATGGCGATCCTGGACACGGCGTTTGAGCGTGACGCGATCGTAAGCAAGCTGCGCGGTCTTACGGTGATCTCGCGAGGCGTGAAGCCGCAGGCACCACTAACCGAACTAGGTGTGCCGATTGCGGCGCAGGCCACGGAGCCCGCAACCTGGCGCGAGGTGCTGGAGGCGATCGACACGGCGCTGGGTGAGCGCACGCAGAGCATGCGGCTAGCCGTGCAGGAATACGGTGCAAGCAACCCGGAACTGCTGGCCGAACTGGTGAACCGTTTCGCCTCGGTGACCAAGGTGCCCGTGTACCAGTGGGCGCTGCCAGAAGATCTGCAGCCCTTACAGCATGCGGTGTCCTCGACCATCGCGGGCAGCATCGACGTGGTGCTCTTCATGACTGCCGTGCAGGTGCTGCACCTGTTCCAGGTGGCGGACGAGATTGGCGTGGCGGCCGACCTGCGCCGGGCGTTCGAAACGACCGTGGTGATCTCCGTGGGGCCGACCACCACGGAAGAGCTGCAGCAGCACGGCGTACAACCGGATTTCGAGCCGTCGCGACCAAAGATGGGATTCATGATCAACGAGGCGGCGCAGTACTCCAGCAAGACGCTGGCGCGCAAACGCACGCCGCGTCCGCCTGCCGAGTTGAGCGCGCCGGTCGAGAAGGAAGTCGCTGCGCCCGCGCGCGCCGTGCCGACGGCGAAGGACTCCGGCGTGCAGCAGGTGTCGTCGATGACGTCGACCATGGCCGGGTTCAAGGACGGCTTGGCACCGCTGGACATCCTGCATGAGATTGGCAGCCGGATCGCGCTTGCCGACCCGTTGCACCTGGTGCTGGAGCGAATCATGAAGTTTGTGAGCGCAGTCATCCCGTGTGACTCCTGCTTTGTGTACACGCTGGAGCAGGATCACCTGGTGCTGCGTGCCAGCAAGAACCCGCACAGCAATGAAGTGGACAAGCTGAACGTGGCCGTGGGGCAGGGCATCACGGGGTGGGTGGCGCAACATCGCGAGTCGGTTGCAATTTCTGAACGGGCGTCGGAAGACCCGCGCTTTTCATTCTTTGCAGCGCTGCCGGAGGACCGGTTCGAGGCCATGCTGTGCACTCCGATCGTGTGCGCGAATCGCGTGATCGGGGTGATTACGGTGCAGCACCGTGAACCGTATCAGCACACGGACCTGCAACGCCGTCTGCTTGCGACGCTAGGGATCCTGGTGGGCGCCGAGATTGAGCGGGCTCGGCTGGAGACTGAAAATTACGAGCTTTCGAACCGCCTGGAGAGCCGGAAGGTCGTCGACCGCGCGAAGGGCATTCTGCAGCGGGACTTGGGCATCAGCGAGGCGGAGGCCTACAAGCGGCTGCAGGCAGAGAGCCGTCACCGGCGCCGTTCTATGCGGGACATTGCGGAGGCGGTCCTGCTTTCGGCCGACCTGCACAGCACGCGGGAGAGCCCGAGCTCCTAG
- a CDS encoding NirA family protein yields the protein MNDIASISAGFDAVQKQYLQGFFAGAMQRMPFAGHTASGLLTHDAASGASNLAAPAPADEPTFWGTPVSDLCAEEVWKYERNPLDCWDDLLRHAAENNAPDAEFRYRFKSFGLFHVAPAQDSFMLRMRVPGGVITAAQLRGLAAMAERWGNGRLDLTTRANVQLRELEPRSIVDVLNTIQKLGMTSRGSGADNLRNLTASPISGLDPHELLDVQPYADALQNYISNSRDLFGLPRKFNIAFDNGGCISALADTNDIGFSAVRVASGRSVPPGVYFRVLLCGITGHKQFAVDSGLLLLPEQAVAVAAAMVRVFAENGNRTDRKKARLKYLIDDWGIPKFLEAVQAKLDFPVIHCEAAECEPRGPIDRAGHLGAHPQRQPGHMYLGVSTPVGWLESGQARALADVADQFGSGDLRLTVWQNLIAPNIPSEQLQSAQNAVRACGLDYEAGTILSGTVACTGSRGCRFAATDTKGHALEIARTLDAQFAIQQPVNLHVTGCPNSCAQHYIGDIGLMGVKINGAEGYQVSLGGGADNDQGLARELFPALPYAEVLPALQALFSAFQAQHTPGESFLSFARRHSLPDLREMCSAARMEVHA from the coding sequence TTGAACGACATCGCATCCATCTCCGCCGGCTTTGACGCTGTGCAGAAGCAGTACCTGCAGGGATTCTTTGCGGGAGCCATGCAGCGCATGCCCTTCGCGGGGCATACGGCTTCCGGTCTGCTGACACACGACGCGGCAAGCGGCGCAAGCAACCTGGCAGCACCCGCGCCCGCAGACGAACCCACCTTCTGGGGCACCCCCGTCAGCGATCTGTGCGCGGAAGAGGTGTGGAAGTACGAACGCAATCCCCTGGACTGCTGGGACGACCTCTTGCGCCACGCCGCGGAAAACAACGCTCCCGATGCCGAGTTCCGCTATCGCTTCAAGAGCTTCGGCCTCTTCCACGTCGCCCCTGCGCAAGACAGCTTCATGCTGCGCATGCGCGTGCCCGGTGGCGTCATCACGGCTGCGCAACTGCGTGGTCTGGCCGCCATGGCAGAGCGCTGGGGCAACGGCCGCCTTGACCTGACCACGCGCGCCAACGTGCAACTGCGCGAGCTAGAACCGCGCAGCATCGTGGACGTGCTCAACACCATTCAAAAGCTCGGCATGACGTCGCGCGGCTCGGGTGCCGACAACCTGCGCAATCTCACCGCCTCACCCATCAGCGGCCTGGACCCGCACGAGCTGCTGGACGTGCAGCCCTACGCCGACGCTCTGCAGAACTACATCTCCAACTCGCGCGACCTCTTCGGTCTGCCCCGCAAATTCAACATCGCCTTTGACAACGGCGGCTGCATCAGTGCCCTGGCAGACACCAACGACATCGGCTTCTCCGCCGTGCGCGTTGCCAGTGGCCGCAGCGTTCCGCCGGGCGTTTACTTCCGCGTTCTGCTCTGCGGCATCACGGGTCACAAGCAGTTCGCCGTCGACAGTGGCTTGCTTCTGCTGCCCGAGCAGGCGGTCGCGGTCGCGGCCGCAATGGTGCGCGTGTTCGCAGAGAATGGCAATCGAACCGACCGCAAGAAGGCGCGACTCAAATACCTCATCGACGACTGGGGCATCCCCAAGTTTCTTGAGGCGGTGCAGGCAAAGCTCGACTTCCCCGTCATTCACTGCGAGGCCGCCGAGTGCGAGCCGCGCGGCCCCATTGATCGCGCCGGGCACCTGGGAGCCCACCCACAACGCCAGCCCGGCCACATGTACCTGGGCGTATCCACGCCTGTGGGTTGGCTCGAAAGCGGCCAGGCACGCGCACTTGCGGACGTAGCTGACCAGTTCGGCTCCGGCGATCTGCGCCTCACCGTATGGCAAAACCTAATCGCGCCGAACATTCCGTCGGAGCAGTTGCAGTCAGCACAGAATGCGGTCCGCGCCTGCGGTCTGGACTACGAGGCGGGCACCATACTCAGCGGCACCGTTGCATGCACCGGCAGCCGCGGATGCCGCTTTGCCGCGACAGACACCAAGGGCCATGCGCTTGAAATTGCGCGCACGCTCGATGCGCAGTTTGCAATTCAGCAGCCCGTCAATCTGCACGTCACCGGCTGCCCAAACTCCTGTGCGCAGCACTACATCGGCGACATCGGCCTGATGGGCGTCAAGATCAACGGCGCCGAGGGCTACCAGGTCAGCCTGGGCGGCGGCGCCGACAACGATCAGGGCCTGGCACGCGAGCTGTTTCCCGCGCTGCCCTACGCGGAGGTCCTGCCAGCACTGCAGGCGCTGTTCAGCGCTTTCCAGGCGCAACACACCCCGGGTGAAAGTTTCCTCAGTTTCGCGCGGCGTCACAGCCTGCCCGATCTGCGCGAGATGTGTTCCGCCGCCCGCATGGAGGTGCACGCGTGA
- a CDS encoding diflavin oxidoreductase — protein sequence MSTVPYIPDNAPFNPEQRAWLNGFLAGIFSNPPASAVAAPAVASLKFGVYFASQSGTAERLAKKLAKELKLQGHIAEVASLAKIKPADLAQQENALLLLSTYGEGDPPESAVAFRDALFSDSAPELKTLRYSVFALGDSHYEHFCKFGIDMDERLQSLGATRFVPAAVSDVDVDAPFAQWVADLKPHLSHKPAESNVAIQNNATGHVLAGDTPAAPPAAEQPHLFTRENPYFSELRERRALTRDVSSKLTMHLSLALDNPQMHYQPGDACGVIAENDPALVDEILSLVPFADSSSVDLPKLGSMAVREALLRHLQPTRLSRKIVQHFADRTGAKELTTLLLPEEAGQLDRFMWDRGIIDLLHAYPGAITAAAELAGMLPRLAPRLYSISSSPAAHGREVHCTIAVVRYRSHNRERGGIASTMLADRVDLGAKLPIYIQPNKKFRLPAADVPMIMVGPGTGIAPFRSFLHERQALGHKGRNWLFFGERSAATDFLYCEELRSMTDSGHLTRLDTAFSRDQAHKIYVQDRMIEHGAELWRWLQDGAQLYVCGDASRMAKDVDAALHTVVEQHGAMDAEAAKDFVSQLHDDRRYHRDVY from the coding sequence GTGAGCACTGTTCCCTACATCCCGGACAACGCGCCCTTCAATCCGGAACAGCGCGCCTGGCTCAACGGCTTTCTCGCCGGCATCTTCTCCAATCCGCCCGCTTCCGCAGTCGCTGCTCCTGCTGTCGCCTCGCTCAAGTTCGGTGTCTACTTTGCATCGCAAAGCGGCACTGCGGAACGTCTGGCGAAGAAGCTCGCAAAAGAGCTCAAGCTGCAGGGTCACATTGCAGAAGTCGCCTCGCTCGCGAAGATCAAGCCCGCCGATCTCGCACAGCAGGAGAACGCACTTCTGCTGCTCAGCACCTACGGCGAAGGCGATCCGCCGGAGAGTGCTGTTGCCTTCCGCGACGCTCTGTTCAGCGACTCCGCCCCGGAGCTGAAGACCCTGCGGTACTCCGTCTTTGCCCTGGGCGATAGCCACTACGAACACTTCTGCAAGTTCGGCATCGACATGGACGAACGCCTTCAGTCCCTGGGTGCTACGCGTTTCGTCCCAGCGGCTGTAAGCGATGTGGATGTGGACGCGCCGTTTGCACAGTGGGTCGCGGATCTCAAGCCGCATCTCTCGCACAAGCCTGCGGAGTCCAACGTCGCGATCCAGAACAACGCGACCGGGCACGTCCTCGCAGGAGACACACCGGCCGCACCACCTGCTGCGGAACAGCCTCACCTCTTCACCCGCGAGAATCCCTACTTCTCCGAATTGCGCGAGCGCCGCGCACTGACGCGTGACGTGTCCAGCAAGCTGACCATGCACCTGAGCCTTGCTCTCGACAACCCGCAGATGCACTACCAGCCCGGCGACGCCTGCGGTGTCATCGCGGAGAACGATCCCGCGCTCGTCGACGAAATCCTATCGCTCGTGCCCTTCGCGGATTCCAGCAGTGTGGATCTGCCGAAGCTCGGCAGCATGGCCGTGCGCGAGGCCTTGTTGCGCCATCTGCAGCCCACGCGCCTCTCGCGCAAGATCGTGCAGCACTTTGCAGACCGCACCGGTGCCAAGGAGCTCACCACGCTCTTGCTACCTGAGGAAGCCGGGCAGCTCGACCGCTTCATGTGGGACCGCGGCATCATCGATCTGCTTCATGCGTACCCCGGCGCCATCACGGCTGCAGCCGAGCTCGCGGGCATGCTGCCGCGCCTCGCGCCACGGCTGTACAGCATCTCGTCCAGCCCGGCCGCACACGGCCGCGAGGTGCACTGCACGATCGCAGTGGTCCGCTACCGCTCGCACAATCGTGAGCGCGGCGGCATCGCCAGCACCATGCTTGCCGACCGTGTAGACCTCGGTGCAAAGCTGCCCATCTACATCCAGCCCAACAAGAAGTTCCGCCTTCCCGCGGCAGATGTTCCGATGATCATGGTCGGCCCCGGCACAGGCATCGCTCCTTTCCGCAGCTTCCTGCACGAACGGCAGGCGCTGGGACACAAGGGCCGCAACTGGCTCTTCTTCGGCGAGCGCAGCGCCGCAACCGACTTCCTGTACTGCGAAGAGCTGCGATCCATGACCGACAGCGGCCACCTCACCCGGCTGGACACAGCGTTCTCCCGCGACCAGGCGCACAAAATTTACGTGCAAGACCGCATGATCGAGCACGGCGCCGAGTTGTGGCGCTGGCTGCAGGATGGCGCGCAACTTTACGTGTGCGGCGATGCCAGCCGCATGGCCAAAGACGTCGATGCCGCGCTGCACACCGTCGTGGAGCAGCATGGCGCCATGGACGCCGAAGCCGCGAAAGACTTCGTCTCTCAACTGCACGACGATCGCCGCTACCACCGCGACGTCTACTAG
- a CDS encoding DmsC/YnfH family molybdoenzyme membrane anchor subunit, translating to MSLPLYERAMETDSTDLVRMTLLEGGAAPALVEALIPSRPLDPGEQYRFHFDMTKCIGCRSCEVACNEQNGNPADIKWRRVGELEGGVYPHTQRTYLSMGCNHCLSADCLRGCPVNAYTKDPVTGIVLHSASACIGCQYCVWNCPYSVPQFNPERGVVGKCDMCRGRLEEGLEPACVNACPENAIQIEIVNKADWRENYAAAESPGMPPAGNTISTTRITLPENSSAWLERVDNGQIPLEHAHPSLIVMTTTMQATFGALTALTLLRSLDAIHLSLLVLLTAVALNVSVFHLGRPAYAWRAMKMWRRSWLSREVLCFSIFMLAIVGCAAASWAAVFGIRHAAQLVRPLAFAGLLSGLMGTLASAYIYLVKARPAWNTLHTPADFLLSAGLIGATLPAVMQQPTDAFAGMLLRFGLHVPTLTARVPLSAIATLSGLWALNLLLRVYRLRASRMFEARASYNLLRGEALWWRVALAVLACAATVLFSVAPLPVPALFVAITAVALGRYLFFVSVVPLSMGLTFIGGKPAGAHA from the coding sequence ATGTCATTGCCGCTCTACGAACGCGCGATGGAGACCGACAGCACCGACCTGGTGCGCATGACGCTGCTGGAAGGCGGCGCTGCGCCCGCGCTGGTCGAGGCGCTCATCCCTTCGCGCCCGCTCGATCCGGGTGAGCAGTACCGCTTCCACTTCGACATGACCAAGTGCATCGGCTGCCGTTCGTGCGAGGTGGCCTGCAACGAGCAGAACGGCAATCCTGCCGACATCAAGTGGCGCCGCGTGGGAGAGCTGGAAGGCGGCGTGTACCCGCACACGCAGCGCACCTATCTCTCCATGGGCTGCAATCACTGCCTCAGCGCCGATTGCCTGCGCGGCTGCCCCGTGAACGCCTACACCAAGGACCCGGTCACAGGCATCGTGCTGCACTCGGCCTCGGCCTGCATCGGCTGCCAGTACTGCGTTTGGAACTGCCCCTATTCCGTGCCGCAGTTCAACCCGGAACGCGGCGTTGTCGGCAAGTGCGACATGTGCCGGGGTCGCCTCGAGGAAGGGCTGGAACCCGCCTGCGTGAACGCCTGTCCGGAAAACGCCATCCAGATCGAAATCGTGAACAAGGCCGACTGGCGCGAGAACTACGCCGCCGCTGAATCGCCCGGCATGCCGCCCGCTGGAAACACCATCTCCACGACGCGCATCACGCTTCCGGAAAACTCGTCGGCGTGGCTCGAGCGCGTGGACAATGGGCAGATCCCGCTGGAGCACGCGCATCCATCGCTGATCGTCATGACCACCACCATGCAGGCCACCTTTGGCGCGCTCACTGCGCTCACCCTGCTTCGCTCGCTCGATGCAATCCACCTTTCGCTGCTCGTTCTGCTTACGGCGGTGGCGCTCAACGTCTCGGTCTTCCACCTTGGGCGGCCTGCCTACGCCTGGCGCGCCATGAAAATGTGGCGGCGGTCCTGGCTCAGCCGCGAGGTCCTCTGCTTCAGCATCTTCATGCTCGCCATCGTGGGCTGCGCCGCCGCGTCCTGGGCAGCGGTCTTCGGCATACGCCACGCCGCGCAACTGGTACGGCCCCTCGCCTTCGCCGGCCTTCTCTCCGGCCTCATGGGCACGCTCGCCAGCGCGTACATCTACCTGGTCAAAGCTCGCCCAGCCTGGAACACGCTCCACACTCCCGCAGACTTCCTGCTCTCCGCTGGCCTCATCGGAGCCACGCTGCCAGCCGTCATGCAGCAGCCCACCGACGCTTTCGCAGGCATGCTCCTTCGCTTCGGCCTGCATGTGCCCACGTTGACCGCAAGGGTGCCACTCTCTGCCATCGCAACATTGTCGGGGCTCTGGGCACTCAACCTGCTGCTCCGCGTCTATCGCCTGCGCGCCTCGCGCATGTTTGAGGCGCGTGCCTCGTACAACCTGCTCCGCGGGGAAGCGCTGTGGTGGCGTGTTGCGCTCGCCGTCCTCGCGTGTGCCGCTACCGTGCTGTTCAGTGTCGCACCGCTGCCGGTGCCTGCGTTGTTCGTCGCAATCACCGCAGTCGCGCTCGGGCGCTATCTCTTCTTCGTTTCCGTGGTGCCGCTCAGCATGGGGCTCACCTTCATCGGTGGCAAGCCCGCGGGAGCACACGCATGA
- a CDS encoding molybdopterin oxidoreductase family protein, with the protein MKLHRGPSSVDSTPDASLADIAAAAEPMPLWSRVKRLLGIDTAQRKYAYGNDPRFGYISDSRVADTWTKTTCGYCSVGCGMLVGTRNGKPVAARGNPDHPVNRGKLCPKGLSEHHILNAPGRATTPMLRRGGRGTPLVPVSWDEALDVMLSRIGALQRENGNETLGVIGTGQLLTEEFYTLGKLVQLGFRTRNYDGNTTLCMASAVSGYKLSFGSDGPPGAYADMETADVVLLVGSNIADNHPILCNRLRKKPGQVLIVADPRVTKTAMMADIHLPLKPRSDIALLNGIAHILLRDGMVDRDYIATHTEAFDTFASFVQDFTPEHVSAVTGLPAETIERVAHLYGTAKAAFIGWTMGVNHSTQGAVTVAAINNLALITGNIGRSGASPFSITGQCNAMGTRESGFTSALPGYRKFDSVSDRDELAAIWGISADRLPTARGLAYPDIIEAAVAKRVKALWFIATNPVVSFPNYKLLEQALTTAEFVVVQDGFFLTPTSEFADLVLPAAIWGEKEGTYTNSERRISKVNAFSKPPGEARPDFDIFLALADRLGLREELYPGWHTTHDAWLEWQRVSAGRLCDYSPFTWQQIEDLGGMQWGGDRLYGDGSFPREGGRALLHCVPCLPFTEQPDAEYGFILNTGRTVEHWHTRTKTGAIPMLNGMVPNAWLEMNPLDASRLDLRQHDRVDIISRRSTVANVELRITGIIAPGQVFMPFHFAEQNSNLVTLGAFDPISREPNFKQCAVRVEHHRNR; encoded by the coding sequence ATGAAGCTCCATCGTGGCCCAAGCTCGGTCGACTCCACGCCCGACGCCTCGCTCGCCGACATCGCCGCAGCAGCAGAGCCCATGCCGCTCTGGTCGCGCGTCAAGCGGCTGCTCGGCATCGATACCGCGCAGCGGAAGTACGCCTACGGCAACGATCCCCGTTTCGGCTACATCTCGGATTCGCGCGTTGCGGACACGTGGACCAAGACCACCTGCGGCTACTGCTCCGTGGGTTGCGGCATGCTGGTGGGCACGCGCAACGGCAAACCCGTGGCAGCCCGCGGCAACCCCGATCACCCGGTGAATCGCGGCAAGCTCTGCCCCAAAGGTCTCAGCGAGCACCACATCCTCAACGCTCCCGGACGCGCCACCACGCCCATGCTGCGGCGCGGCGGCCGCGGTACGCCGCTCGTCCCCGTGTCGTGGGACGAGGCGCTCGACGTCATGCTCTCGCGCATCGGCGCGCTCCAGCGCGAGAACGGTAATGAAACCCTGGGCGTCATCGGCACCGGCCAATTGCTCACTGAAGAGTTCTACACGCTCGGCAAGCTCGTCCAGCTCGGCTTCCGCACCCGCAATTACGACGGCAACACCACGCTCTGCATGGCCAGCGCCGTCTCCGGCTACAAGCTCAGCTTCGGCTCTGACGGCCCGCCCGGCGCCTACGCCGACATGGAAACTGCCGACGTTGTGCTGCTCGTCGGCTCCAACATCGCGGACAACCACCCCATCCTCTGCAACCGGCTCCGCAAAAAGCCAGGGCAGGTGCTCATCGTCGCCGACCCGCGCGTCACCAAGACGGCAATGATGGCCGACATCCATCTGCCCTTGAAGCCACGCTCGGACATCGCCCTGCTCAACGGCATCGCGCACATCCTCTTGCGTGATGGCATGGTCGACCGCGACTACATCGCCACGCACACCGAAGCCTTCGACACCTTCGCCTCCTTTGTCCAGGACTTCACGCCAGAGCACGTGAGCGCGGTCACCGGCTTGCCCGCGGAAACCATCGAGCGCGTCGCGCACCTGTACGGCACGGCAAAGGCAGCCTTCATCGGCTGGACCATGGGCGTGAATCACTCCACCCAGGGTGCCGTGACCGTCGCCGCCATCAACAACCTCGCGCTCATCACTGGCAACATCGGCCGCAGCGGCGCTTCGCCCTTCTCCATCACGGGGCAATGCAACGCCATGGGCACGCGCGAAAGCGGCTTCACCTCCGCGCTGCCCGGCTATCGCAAATTCGATTCCGTGTCCGACCGCGACGAGCTCGCAGCCATCTGGGGCATCTCCGCCGATCGCCTGCCCACCGCGCGAGGCCTCGCCTACCCCGACATCATTGAAGCCGCCGTCGCAAAGCGCGTGAAAGCCCTATGGTTCATCGCAACCAATCCCGTGGTCAGCTTCCCTAACTACAAGCTGCTGGAGCAGGCGCTGACCACAGCCGAGTTCGTCGTCGTGCAGGACGGCTTCTTCCTCACGCCAACCTCCGAGTTCGCCGACCTCGTCCTGCCAGCCGCCATCTGGGGCGAGAAGGAAGGAACCTACACCAACAGCGAGCGCCGCATCAGCAAGGTGAACGCCTTCAGCAAACCGCCCGGCGAAGCGCGGCCAGACTTCGACATCTTCCTGGCACTCGCCGACCGCCTCGGCCTGCGCGAGGAACTCTACCCCGGCTGGCACACCACGCATGACGCCTGGCTCGAGTGGCAGCGCGTCTCTGCCGGTCGCCTCTGCGACTACTCACCTTTTACGTGGCAGCAGATCGAAGATTTGGGCGGCATGCAGTGGGGCGGCGACCGTCTCTACGGCGACGGCAGCTTCCCGCGCGAGGGCGGCCGCGCACTTCTCCACTGCGTTCCCTGCCTGCCCTTCACGGAACAGCCTGACGCCGAGTACGGCTTCATCCTCAACACCGGTCGCACCGTGGAGCACTGGCACACCCGCACCAAGACCGGCGCAATCCCCATGCTCAACGGCATGGTGCCCAACGCCTGGCTTGAGATGAACCCGCTCGACGCCAGCCGTCTCGACCTTCGCCAGCACGACCGCGTCGACATCATCAGCCGCCGTAGCACCGTCGCCAACGTTGAGCTGCGCATCACCGGCATCATCGCTCCCGGCCAGGTCTTCATGCCCTTTCACTTCGCAGAGCAGAACAGCAATCTCGTCACGCTGGGAGCCTTCGATCCCATCAGCCGTGAACCCAACTTCAAACAATGCGCTGTGCGTGTGGAACACCACAGGAATCGCTAA